One genomic region from Catenulispora sp. EB89 encodes:
- a CDS encoding DUF5127 domain-containing protein — translation MPSPVPSPDPTPTPGEPLVGRRGLLRNTGLAALAVGSGIGAATSASSAAATSSSDSLSRSFAATGAAARTSPSISFTPLRAPATPLAVRSPYLSTWLPGDSLVGTWPTFWNGHVTAICGIARIDGTGYLFAGAPVSSVVPDSMTQTSVQVTATRSIFTFTAAGVNLTVTFFSPVDPNNLQRQCVPLSYVTVQAASADGRAHSVDVHLDMSAEWAHGDVTQQVTWAQEQTGAGSVVMGFTPQSPTVLGEHGDQASWGTSVLAAADASGLTWQLGQDTVVRTASASQGALADTVDQNQPRAINDNWPVAGLNRDLGTVTSAGPSALFVAAIGHVRTPAVSYLGADLAPWWTTYWSSQEAMIDWFLADYPAALAAAQTLDAQIENTASAAVGGGTVGAQYAALCALATRQAFGGTELVDHNGTPWAFLKEISSDGNVSTIDVTYPGFPGFLFLSPSYLKLLLEPILDYSESGLWPKTFAVHDLGSSYPNATGHNDGTEEDMPVEESANMLIMTAALVQRLPAADAAAFAQQHYTILKQWADYLVGAALDPANQNQTDDFTGWIAHSVNLALKGIVGIGAMSIVSSIAGSSYAADQASYYSTARSYISQWVSKGEDPSGPYLDLAYGSASTWSLKYNGFPDKLLGLNLVPTGVKAQEAGWYQSHAGSYGVILDPRHNYTKADWEMFTAAFLADQPVRDTLIAGVYGFANGTGNRVPFSDWYDVSSAAQQGFQNRPVVGAMFAPALTVAADRTQWYKVQNQNSGKVLAVTNMSLADITNVTQYTDNGTPDHLWAVVPNPDGTVRIVNRNSGKVLAVHNQSTAPGAFVQQYQDNGTPDHLWRIVDAGGGWSKIQNVHSGLVMAVSGASTADGAQVTQWTDNGTTDHLWRLV, via the coding sequence GTGCCCAGCCCAGTGCCCAGCCCAGACCCCACTCCCACCCCCGGAGAGCCGCTCGTCGGCCGCCGTGGCCTGCTGCGGAACACCGGCCTGGCGGCGCTCGCCGTGGGCAGCGGGATCGGTGCCGCCACGAGCGCGTCCAGCGCCGCGGCGACTTCGTCCTCTGACTCGCTTTCCCGGTCATTCGCGGCGACGGGTGCGGCCGCCCGGACGTCGCCGTCCATATCGTTCACGCCGCTGCGCGCGCCGGCCACGCCGCTGGCGGTGCGCTCGCCGTATCTGAGCACGTGGCTGCCCGGGGACAGCCTGGTCGGGACCTGGCCGACGTTCTGGAACGGGCACGTGACGGCGATCTGCGGCATCGCGCGGATCGACGGGACCGGCTACCTGTTCGCCGGCGCGCCGGTGTCCAGCGTCGTGCCCGACTCGATGACGCAAACCTCGGTGCAGGTGACGGCGACGCGGTCGATCTTCACGTTCACCGCGGCCGGGGTGAACCTGACCGTGACGTTCTTCTCCCCCGTGGACCCGAACAACTTGCAGCGGCAGTGCGTTCCGCTGAGCTACGTCACGGTGCAGGCGGCGAGCGCCGACGGCCGGGCGCACAGCGTGGACGTCCACCTGGACATGTCGGCGGAGTGGGCGCACGGCGACGTCACGCAGCAGGTCACGTGGGCGCAGGAGCAGACCGGCGCGGGCAGCGTCGTCATGGGCTTCACGCCGCAGAGCCCGACGGTGCTCGGCGAGCACGGCGACCAGGCGTCGTGGGGCACATCGGTGCTCGCGGCGGCCGATGCCAGTGGTCTGACATGGCAGCTGGGTCAGGACACCGTGGTGCGGACGGCTTCGGCGTCGCAGGGCGCGCTGGCGGACACGGTCGACCAGAACCAGCCGCGGGCCATCAACGACAACTGGCCGGTGGCGGGGCTGAACCGGGATCTGGGGACGGTGACCTCGGCCGGTCCTTCGGCGTTGTTCGTGGCGGCGATCGGCCATGTGCGCACTCCGGCGGTGTCGTATCTGGGTGCTGATCTGGCGCCGTGGTGGACGACGTACTGGAGCAGCCAGGAGGCGATGATCGACTGGTTCCTGGCGGACTATCCGGCGGCGCTGGCGGCGGCGCAGACGCTGGACGCGCAGATCGAGAACACCGCGTCGGCGGCCGTCGGCGGGGGAACAGTCGGCGCGCAGTACGCGGCGTTGTGTGCGCTGGCGACGCGTCAGGCGTTCGGCGGGACGGAGCTGGTGGACCACAACGGGACGCCGTGGGCGTTCCTGAAGGAGATCTCCTCGGACGGGAACGTCTCGACGATCGACGTGACGTATCCGGGGTTCCCGGGGTTCTTGTTCCTGTCCCCGTCGTATCTGAAGCTGCTGCTGGAGCCGATCCTGGACTACAGCGAGAGCGGCCTGTGGCCGAAGACGTTCGCCGTGCACGACCTGGGCAGCAGCTATCCGAACGCGACCGGCCACAACGACGGCACCGAGGAGGACATGCCGGTCGAGGAGTCGGCCAACATGCTGATCATGACGGCGGCCCTGGTGCAGCGGCTGCCGGCGGCGGACGCGGCGGCGTTCGCACAGCAGCACTACACGATTCTGAAACAGTGGGCTGACTATCTGGTCGGCGCCGCATTGGACCCGGCGAACCAGAACCAGACCGACGACTTCACCGGCTGGATCGCGCACAGCGTGAACCTGGCGCTGAAGGGGATTGTCGGGATCGGGGCGATGAGCATCGTCTCCTCGATCGCCGGGTCCTCCTACGCGGCGGATCAGGCCTCGTACTACTCGACGGCGCGCAGCTACATCAGCCAGTGGGTGAGCAAGGGCGAGGATCCGTCGGGGCCGTACCTGGATCTGGCCTACGGCTCGGCATCGACGTGGAGCCTGAAGTACAACGGGTTCCCGGACAAGCTGCTCGGCCTGAACCTGGTGCCGACCGGGGTCAAGGCGCAGGAGGCGGGCTGGTACCAGTCCCACGCCGGGTCGTACGGCGTGATCCTGGACCCGCGGCACAACTACACCAAGGCGGACTGGGAGATGTTCACGGCCGCGTTCCTGGCGGACCAGCCGGTGCGGGACACGCTGATCGCGGGGGTGTACGGGTTCGCGAACGGGACCGGGAACCGGGTGCCGTTTTCGGACTGGTACGACGTGAGTTCGGCGGCGCAGCAGGGGTTCCAGAACCGGCCGGTGGTCGGGGCGATGTTCGCGCCGGCGCTGACGGTCGCGGCGGACCGGACGCAGTGGTACAAGGTCCAGAACCAGAACTCCGGCAAGGTGCTGGCGGTGACGAACATGTCGTTGGCCGACATCACGAACGTCACGCAGTACACGGACAACGGGACGCCGGACCACCTGTGGGCGGTGGTGCCGAACCCGGACGGGACGGTGCGGATCGTCAACCGGAACAGCGGCAAGGTGCTGGCGGTGCACAACCAGAGCACGGCGCCGGGGGCTTTCGTGCAGCAGTACCAGGACAACGGGACGCCGGACCACCTGTGGCGGATCGTCGACGCCGGCGGCGGGTGGTCGAAGATCCAGAACGTGCACAGCGGGCTGGTCATGGCCGTCTCCGGGGCCTCCACCGCCGACGGTGCTCAGGTGACGCAGTGGACTGACAACGGGACCACGGATCACTTGTGGCGGCTGGTGTAG
- a CDS encoding LLM class F420-dependent oxidoreductase has product MIDEMPVVGVFGIGMGPCATAAGVRSIGALAEELGYESLWAPEHVVLPSPREAPSPLDPDYPILDPLIALALAAGVTRRVRLGTGVVILPQHNPVRLAKEAASLDAVSGGRFELGVGVGYLEPEMAALGVSPRGRGARADEFLQAIQTLLYDEAPAMDGRHVSFAGIDAHPRPVQERIPVVVGGGSEAAFRRAVRFGSGWYGFALDRARVAECVSSLRTAADVAGRDFGELTITVTPTETLSADVVADYAALGVHRLAAMQPDFRHRVVTAAEFEEFVRANAPGEIGAAAVA; this is encoded by the coding sequence GTGATCGATGAGATGCCTGTGGTGGGAGTTTTCGGGATCGGGATGGGGCCGTGCGCGACGGCCGCGGGGGTGCGCAGCATCGGCGCGCTGGCCGAGGAGTTGGGGTACGAGTCGCTTTGGGCGCCGGAGCACGTGGTGCTGCCGAGTCCCCGGGAGGCGCCGTCGCCGCTGGATCCGGACTATCCGATCCTCGATCCGCTGATCGCGCTGGCGCTGGCGGCCGGGGTGACGCGGAGGGTGCGACTGGGGACCGGGGTGGTGATCCTGCCGCAGCACAATCCGGTGCGGTTGGCGAAGGAGGCGGCCTCGCTCGACGCGGTCAGCGGGGGCCGATTCGAGCTCGGTGTCGGCGTGGGGTATCTGGAGCCTGAGATGGCGGCGCTGGGAGTGTCGCCGCGCGGGCGGGGCGCGCGGGCGGACGAGTTCCTGCAGGCGATCCAGACGCTGCTCTACGACGAGGCGCCGGCGATGGACGGACGGCACGTGTCGTTCGCCGGGATCGACGCTCATCCGCGGCCGGTGCAGGAGCGGATCCCGGTGGTGGTCGGCGGCGGGTCGGAGGCGGCGTTTCGGCGGGCGGTGCGGTTCGGGTCGGGGTGGTACGGGTTCGCGCTGGATCGGGCGCGCGTGGCGGAGTGTGTCAGTTCTCTGCGGACTGCTGCGGACGTGGCCGGTCGGGACTTCGGGGAGCTGACGATCACGGTGACGCCGACGGAGACGTTGAGCGCCGACGTGGTCGCCGACTACGCGGCTTTGGGCGTGCACCGGCTGGCCGCGATGCAGCCGGATTTCCGGCACCGCGTGGTGACGGCTGCGGAGTTCGAGGAGTTCGTGCGGGCCAACGCGCCAGGGGAGATCGGGGCCGCTGCTGTCGCATGA
- a CDS encoding aldo/keto reductase: MGTTQLPTVPLGATGLPITRVGFGAWAIGGGDWEFGWGPQQDQASVDAIHRALELGVNWIDTAAAYGFGHSENVVGRALQGLERPPYVFTKCSLLNDGNGRVVHSLKRDSILREAEASVRRLGVDAIDLYQIHWPNPEADVEEGWAAMAELKEQGVVRHIGVSNFDVEQIRRAQAIAPVETLQPPYSLLEREAEAEILPAALKDDIGVIVYSPMGSGMLTGAMTRERVEAMPENDWRKSDDWFTEPRLTRNLALADRLRAVGERHGMSAGAVAVAWTLLNPAVSGAIAGFRRPDQVDPIIDAVWLKLTEADLAEIAADADV, from the coding sequence ATGGGAACCACACAGCTGCCCACCGTCCCGCTCGGCGCCACCGGCCTGCCGATCACCCGCGTCGGCTTCGGCGCGTGGGCCATCGGCGGCGGGGACTGGGAGTTCGGCTGGGGGCCGCAGCAGGACCAGGCGTCCGTCGACGCGATCCACCGGGCGCTGGAGCTCGGCGTGAACTGGATCGACACCGCCGCGGCCTACGGCTTCGGGCACTCCGAGAACGTGGTCGGGCGCGCGTTGCAGGGGTTGGAGCGGCCTCCGTACGTCTTCACCAAGTGCTCGCTGCTGAACGACGGCAACGGACGCGTCGTGCACAGCCTCAAGCGCGACTCGATCCTGCGCGAGGCCGAGGCCAGCGTGCGGCGGCTCGGCGTCGACGCCATCGACCTGTACCAGATCCACTGGCCGAACCCCGAGGCCGACGTCGAGGAGGGCTGGGCCGCGATGGCCGAGCTGAAGGAGCAGGGCGTGGTCCGGCACATCGGGGTGTCGAACTTCGACGTCGAGCAGATCCGGCGCGCGCAGGCGATCGCGCCGGTGGAGACGCTGCAGCCGCCGTACTCGCTGCTCGAGCGCGAGGCGGAGGCGGAGATCCTGCCGGCGGCGCTGAAGGACGACATCGGCGTCATCGTCTACTCCCCCATGGGCTCCGGGATGCTGACCGGCGCGATGACGCGGGAACGGGTCGAGGCGATGCCGGAGAACGACTGGCGCAAGAGCGACGACTGGTTCACCGAGCCGCGGCTGACGCGGAACCTCGCGCTGGCCGACCGGCTCCGGGCGGTCGGGGAGCGGCACGGGATGTCGGCCGGCGCCGTCGCGGTGGCGTGGACGCTGCTGAACCCGGCGGTGAGCGGGGCGATCGCCGGGTTCCGGCGCCCGGACCAGGTCGACCCGATCATCGACGCGGTGTGGCTGAAGCTGACCGAGGCGGACCTGGCCGAGATCGCTGCCGACGCCGACGTCTGA
- a CDS encoding TetR/AcrR family transcriptional regulator — translation MKGTVGPAGGSAGTAAAGSSAGTAAADGSAGTAAAGTAAAGGSAGTAADSGTSPAADAPQRGRPRSHRAHQAILAAASDLLLTRGLSAVSMDTVAERAGVSKATIYRWWPTKESLALDALFTEWSAVQPTVRDTGSLRSDLVSLIRPWARLVASRPYGPVIAQLVAAAQADPVFAVEYRQRFVEPRRELARAALQRAVERGEIPAGTRMEVALDLIYGPIYHRLLHGHGPVNDRFVKEAIDMALDGIRGGGGPAPA, via the coding sequence ATGAAGGGGACTGTGGGTCCGGCGGGCGGTTCGGCGGGCACGGCGGCGGCAGGCAGTTCGGCAGGCACGGCGGCGGCAGACGGTTCGGCGGGCACGGCGGCGGCAGGCACGGCGGCGGCGGGCGGTTCGGCGGGCACGGCTGCTGATTCGGGCACGAGTCCGGCGGCCGACGCCCCGCAGCGGGGTCGGCCGCGCAGCCATCGTGCGCATCAGGCGATCCTCGCCGCGGCCTCCGACCTGTTGCTGACGCGCGGCCTGTCGGCGGTGAGCATGGACACCGTCGCCGAGCGCGCCGGGGTCAGCAAGGCCACCATCTACCGGTGGTGGCCGACGAAGGAGAGCCTGGCGCTGGACGCGTTGTTCACCGAGTGGAGCGCGGTGCAGCCGACGGTGCGGGACACCGGTTCGCTTCGCAGTGATCTGGTTTCGCTGATCCGGCCGTGGGCGCGGCTGGTGGCTTCGCGGCCGTACGGCCCGGTGATCGCGCAGCTGGTCGCGGCGGCGCAGGCGGATCCGGTGTTCGCCGTCGAGTACCGGCAGCGGTTCGTGGAGCCGCGGCGGGAGTTGGCGCGGGCGGCTTTGCAGCGGGCCGTGGAGCGCGGCGAGATTCCGGCGGGCACACGGATGGAGGTCGCGCTCGATCTGATCTACGGGCCGATCTACCACCGGCTGCTGCACGGGCACGGGCCGGTGAACGACCGGTTCGTGAAGGAGGCCATCGACATGGCGCTGGACGGGATCCGGGGCGGCGGCGGGCCGGCTCCGGCGTAG
- a CDS encoding universal stress protein, protein MFELGTDGPLVIMAGIDGSESSVRAAAYAAGLARRQNAKLALVYIQPYPASVSPSAASEMIAAGRSTAEDLRRQMEEAAERVPEGTVVRWEFYTGEGDPYHGLCDFAVKLKADAVVIGASQKAGHRIVGSVAIRLVKAGKWPVTVVP, encoded by the coding sequence ATGTTCGAACTGGGTACGGACGGCCCACTCGTGATCATGGCCGGCATCGACGGCTCCGAGAGCTCCGTCCGGGCCGCCGCGTACGCCGCGGGGCTGGCCCGGCGCCAGAACGCGAAGCTGGCCCTGGTCTACATCCAGCCGTACCCGGCCAGCGTGTCGCCGTCGGCCGCCTCGGAGATGATCGCCGCCGGCCGCTCCACCGCCGAGGATCTGCGCCGCCAGATGGAGGAGGCGGCCGAGCGGGTGCCGGAGGGGACCGTCGTGCGCTGGGAGTTCTACACCGGCGAGGGCGATCCGTACCACGGGCTGTGCGACTTCGCGGTCAAGCTCAAGGCCGACGCGGTGGTGATCGGGGCTTCGCAGAAGGCCGGGCACCGGATCGTCGGGTCGGTCGCGATCCGGCTGGTGAAGGCGGGGAAGTGGCCGGTGACGGTGGTGCCGTGA
- a CDS encoding MarR family winged helix-turn-helix transcriptional regulator — translation MNSEAPPPEGTALGLMRAMTRLRARLRSEAPIVDDVPVTWSHLTVLHRIVEQGPVTATELAQAEHVRRQSMAETLAGLRANGLITDGKDPSDGRKVLVSATPEARALIERSSATREAWLSKAISATLDAEERRVLDRAAEIMDRLADAQP, via the coding sequence ATGAACAGCGAAGCGCCTCCGCCCGAGGGCACCGCCCTCGGACTGATGCGGGCCATGACGCGCCTGCGGGCCCGCCTGCGCTCCGAGGCGCCGATCGTCGACGACGTACCGGTCACCTGGTCGCACCTGACGGTCCTGCACCGCATCGTCGAGCAGGGCCCGGTCACGGCGACGGAGCTGGCGCAGGCCGAGCACGTCCGCCGGCAGTCGATGGCCGAGACCCTGGCCGGTCTGCGCGCCAACGGCCTCATCACCGACGGCAAGGACCCCAGCGACGGCCGCAAGGTGCTGGTCAGCGCCACCCCCGAGGCCCGCGCGCTGATCGAGCGCAGCTCGGCGACGCGCGAGGCGTGGCTGTCGAAGGCGATCTCGGCGACGCTGGACGCCGAGGAACGCAGGGTGCTGGATCGGGCGGCGGAGATCATGGACCGGCTGGCGGACGCGCAACCGTAG
- a CDS encoding MFS transporter, translating into MSVADNLRAGPAVSAASADPDIAADPYRPRFVAPLYLGSALNPINSSIIATALVALAAALHITVGATAILISSLYLTSALAQPAAGRLAEEFGPRRVFLAGIGLVLVAGVVGSLATSLPGLIASRVLIGAGTSAGYPSAMLLIRRRAQQAGLQAPPHRVLGGLAVAGAATVAVGPAIGGLLVGWLGWRTAFWINIPFAAVALVLTLIGIAPDAKTAPAVADDAARADRADTAPRGLASRIDLLGMLGFGGSLTALVVFLNTLPRLNWPALAVAAILAALLVGWELRAAQPFLDVRLLASNRALTRTYIRNGLTLLGTYVILYGLTQWLEAVRGLSAYQAGLALLPMGVLSAVTARMTARRTKVRIPLLASAVLLVVGAIAMLFVNTGTPMPAVIAASAVFGLTSGAGTVANQTVLYREAPAATVGTASGLLRTFGYLGSIASAAITGVAFHTRVSDPGLHHVAWILVLIAAVVLVMTVLDRHLARADRTEGP; encoded by the coding sequence ATGTCCGTCGCCGACAATCTCCGCGCGGGACCTGCCGTCTCCGCCGCCTCGGCCGATCCCGATATCGCCGCCGATCCCTACCGCCCCCGCTTCGTCGCGCCCCTGTACCTCGGCTCGGCGCTCAATCCGATCAACAGCTCGATCATCGCCACGGCCCTCGTCGCCCTGGCCGCCGCTCTGCACATCACCGTCGGAGCCACGGCGATCCTGATCTCCAGCCTCTACCTGACCAGCGCCCTGGCCCAGCCGGCGGCGGGCCGCCTCGCCGAGGAGTTCGGGCCGCGCCGGGTGTTCCTGGCGGGCATCGGGTTGGTGCTGGTGGCGGGTGTCGTCGGGTCGCTGGCCACGTCGCTGCCGGGGTTGATCGCCTCGCGCGTCCTGATCGGCGCGGGCACGTCGGCCGGCTATCCGTCGGCGATGCTGCTCATCCGGCGACGTGCGCAGCAGGCCGGTCTACAGGCGCCGCCGCACCGCGTGCTCGGCGGGCTGGCGGTGGCCGGCGCCGCGACGGTCGCCGTCGGTCCCGCGATCGGCGGGCTGCTGGTCGGTTGGCTCGGGTGGCGTACGGCGTTCTGGATCAACATTCCGTTCGCCGCCGTGGCCCTCGTGCTGACGCTCATCGGCATCGCCCCGGACGCCAAGACCGCACCGGCCGTCGCCGACGACGCCGCCCGCGCCGACCGCGCCGATACGGCACCCCGTGGCCTGGCCTCCCGCATCGACCTGCTCGGCATGCTCGGCTTCGGCGGCTCGCTCACCGCCCTCGTCGTGTTCCTCAACACCCTGCCACGCCTGAACTGGCCGGCCCTCGCCGTCGCCGCGATCCTGGCCGCGCTCCTCGTCGGCTGGGAACTGCGCGCCGCCCAACCGTTCCTCGACGTGCGCCTCCTGGCTTCCAACAGAGCCCTTACACGCACCTACATACGCAATGGCCTGACACTCCTCGGCACCTACGTCATCCTCTACGGCCTCACGCAGTGGCTCGAAGCGGTACGCGGCCTGTCCGCCTACCAAGCCGGCCTGGCCCTGCTCCCCATGGGCGTCCTGTCCGCCGTCACTGCACGCATGACAGCCCGCCGCACCAAGGTCCGCATCCCACTCCTGGCCAGCGCGGTCCTCCTGGTCGTCGGCGCGATCGCAATGCTCTTCGTCAACACCGGCACCCCGATGCCCGCGGTCATCGCCGCGAGCGCCGTCTTCGGCCTCACCTCCGGCGCCGGCACGGTCGCCAACCAGACCGTGCTCTACCGCGAAGCCCCCGCCGCCACCGTCGGCACCGCCTCCGGCCTCCTGCGCACGTTCGGCTACCTGGGCTCCATCGCCTCGGCCGCCATCACCGGCGTCGCGTTCCACACCCGCGTCTCCGACCCCGGCCTCCACCACGTCGCGTGGATCCTGGTCCTGATCGCCGCGGTGGTCCTGGTCATGACGGTCCTGGACCGCCACCTGGCGCGCGCCGACCGGACAGAAGGGCCGTAG
- a CDS encoding ABC transporter ATP-binding protein, with translation MAGVVYQDASCVYPGADSPAVDKLNLEIADGEFLVLVGPSGSGKSTALRMLAGLEEVSSGGIFIGDRDVTHLPPKDRDIAMVFQNYALYPHMTVAENMGFALKIAKVDKATIAKRVEEAAKLLELNEYLGRKPKALSGGQRQRVAMGRAIVREPQVFLMDEPLSNLDAKLRVQTRTQIASLQRRLGTTTVYVTHDQVEAMTMGDRVAVIKDGLLQQCDTPRGMYEKPANVFVAGFIGSPAMNLVEVPIVDGGVQLDGLVVPVSRDALGVATSSGATTLTLGVRPESFDLVGDAEGAIAMTVHLVEELGADAFAYTSAHVGDKDVDMILRVDARAVPMKGDTLYAKPHGHETHLFSSSTGERLEI, from the coding sequence ATGGCTGGTGTCGTTTATCAGGACGCGTCCTGCGTCTACCCCGGGGCGGACTCGCCCGCGGTCGACAAGCTGAACCTGGAGATCGCCGACGGCGAGTTCCTGGTCCTGGTCGGCCCCTCGGGTTCCGGTAAGTCCACCGCTCTGCGCATGCTCGCCGGCCTGGAGGAAGTGTCCTCCGGCGGCATCTTCATCGGCGATCGCGACGTCACGCACCTTCCGCCGAAGGACCGGGACATCGCGATGGTGTTCCAGAACTACGCTCTCTATCCGCACATGACCGTCGCGGAGAACATGGGCTTCGCCCTGAAGATCGCGAAGGTCGACAAGGCCACCATCGCCAAGCGCGTGGAGGAGGCCGCGAAGCTGCTGGAGCTCAACGAATACCTGGGCCGCAAGCCCAAGGCCCTGTCCGGCGGCCAGCGCCAGCGTGTCGCCATGGGCCGCGCGATCGTCCGCGAACCGCAGGTGTTCCTCATGGACGAGCCGCTGTCGAACCTGGACGCCAAGCTGCGTGTGCAGACCCGTACCCAGATCGCCTCGCTCCAGCGCCGCCTGGGCACCACCACCGTCTACGTCACCCACGACCAGGTCGAGGCCATGACCATGGGCGACCGGGTCGCCGTCATCAAGGACGGCCTGCTCCAGCAGTGCGACACCCCGCGCGGCATGTACGAGAAGCCCGCGAACGTCTTCGTGGCCGGCTTCATCGGCTCCCCGGCGATGAACCTCGTCGAGGTCCCGATCGTCGACGGCGGCGTGCAGCTGGACGGCCTGGTGGTCCCGGTCTCCCGGGACGCGCTCGGCGTGGCCACGTCCTCCGGCGCGACGACCCTGACGCTCGGCGTGCGCCCGGAGTCCTTCGACCTCGTCGGCGACGCCGAGGGCGCCATCGCGATGACCGTCCACCTGGTCGAGGAACTGGGCGCCGACGCGTTCGCCTACACCAGCGCGCACGTCGGGGACAAGGACGTCGACATGATCCTGCGCGTCGACGCCCGCGCCGTCCCGATGAAGGGCGACACCCTTTACGCCAAGCCGCACGGCCACGAGACGCACCTGTTCTCGTCCAGCACCGGCGAGCGGCTGGAGATCTGA